The genomic region CAAAACTTTTCCTCACACACCAATTCTCTCcgtgtaaaaaaaaaagagtccgAAAATACAACTAGAAATAAAAAAGCACAAGAGAAATATTAAATTGTGAAATGATTGCATCACACACTTCAAAAAGTTCACCACAACGCAAtttggctcttctcttcttcactAAAATCCTGAGATCCACATTCACTTTAGCTCAACATTATCAAAAACAAGGATAAGCCTTCACAACAATTGGGTTCCACACAAAACTCTTCTTTTGCTTCTCATTTTAATATTTGAAGAAAAAACATTGGACGTATGTGTCAACTTCTTGGTTCCCATTATTTCTCATTTATATATTTTATCCATTCATCTATATTATTCATTTACCCCCATATATAACAGACAGTGCTAACTGCTTCTAACTCTTGTTTCTCAAATACTTTCATAGAACATGGAAGCACGTGCAGCGGCTAATCATCGTATTGCAAGAATCACCTCTCATCTTCAGCCACCCAATTTCAAGGTTTGTTGCAAAGGGTACTTCATAGTTGATATAACATTACATAGCTATAAGAAGCCTCAATGATCAGTATTTAATGAATCAATACTACATAACCTGgaaattttctaaaatttgtgtTCCTTGCATAAACTCGAGCTTCTATTATTGCCAAAGATTAGTGCTTGATCATGTGATGACAGGATGGTGGTGATGTTCTTGTTGAGAGGGCTGAGTGCAGGGCAAAAGGAGGGGCACCGGGATTCAAGGTGGCAATCTTGGGGGCTGCTGGTGGAATTGGCCAATCCCTATCTTTGCTGATGAAGATTAATCCCTTGGTCTCAGTTCTTCATCTCTATGATGTTGTTAACACCCCTGGTGTCACTGCTGATGTTAGTCATATGGACACTGGTGCTGTGGTAATCTCCTTTTACTGTTTTCTTCATGGATTGTTGCAGAATTCTTGATAATCGAATAGCAGCTTATCACAAAATTGTTGTCTTTGTGTTAAATGGGGATGTTATTTAGGTGAAGCTTATATGAATTGATTTTATAGCCAAATTGGTGCTGGAACTTAGTAATCTATAGCTGCTATGTGTTGTTATGTTCAAATTATTCCCACTTTTTTGGGATTGTTAGGTTCGCGGCTTTCTGGGGCAGCCGCAACTTGAGGGCGCACTCACTGGGATGGACCTGGTAATTATACCTGCTGGTGTCCCAAGGAAACCCGGGATGACAAGGGATGATTTGTTTAAGATAAATGCTGGAATTGTGAAGACCCTTTGTGAAGGAATTGCCAAGTTCTGTCCCAATGCAATTGTCAACTTGATTAGCAATCCAGTGAACTCCACTGTTGCAATTTCTGCTGAGGTTTTCAAAAAAGCTGGTACCTATGATCCAAAGCGGCTGCTAGGTGTTACAACCCTGGATGTTGTGAGGGCAAATACTTTTGTGGTAAGCATTACTTTCCTGTTCTTCCTGGAATTATAAGTAGAGAGTCTTGAACACACTTTCTGTAGGTTAAATGTTATGTCAAATTTGTGATgataaatatttttgaaacagTATACTTTATTGCTTGAAATTAACTAAGTAAAGACTAATGTAAGTCAATCTGTTTATCCATGCAGGCAGAGGTACTTGGAGTGGATCCAAGAGAGGTTGATGTTCCAGTGGTGGGAGGTCATGCAGGAGTTACAATACTGCCTCTTTTGTCGCAGGTGCAGAGTCCTCCCTTAAGCCTTCTGTTCCCCGCTTTTTAAAATCTAGAACCCATGcttatctttttctttcaaaACTGTGTATTTTGTTTGT from Arachis ipaensis cultivar K30076 chromosome B02, Araip1.1, whole genome shotgun sequence harbors:
- the LOC107626268 gene encoding malate dehydrogenase 2, peroxisomal; the protein is MEARAAANHRIARITSHLQPPNFKDGGDVLVERAECRAKGGAPGFKVAILGAAGGIGQSLSLLMKINPLVSVLHLYDVVNTPGVTADVSHMDTGAVVRGFLGQPQLEGALTGMDLVIIPAGVPRKPGMTRDDLFKINAGIVKTLCEGIAKFCPNAIVNLISNPVNSTVAISAEVFKKAGTYDPKRLLGVTTLDVVRANTFVAEVLGVDPREVDVPVVGGHAGVTILPLLSQVKPPSSFTAEEVEYLTNRIQNGGTEVVEAKAGAGSATLSMAYAAAKFADACLRGLKGEAGVVECSFVQSQVTELPFFATKVRLGRGGAEEVFQLGPLNEYERIGLEKAKQELAESIQKGIDFIRK